The following proteins come from a genomic window of Acanthopagrus latus isolate v.2019 chromosome 5, fAcaLat1.1, whole genome shotgun sequence:
- the gtf2h3 gene encoding general transcription factor IIH subunit 3 produces MASEDEINLLVIVVDVNPIWWGQQAQREPEFTLSKCLDAVLVLGNSHMAMTRTNKLAVIASHCQDSHFLYPNKNWRGGDNGGEDASSSGDGKYELLSVANNFIAEEIRNVMTKTEVRGNSTETLLAGSLAKALCYIHRVSKEVEVGQEIKSRILVVKAAEDCARQYMNFMNVIFAAQKQNILIDACVLDSDSGLLQQACDITGGLYLKIPQKIALAQYLLWVFLPDSEQRSQLVLPPPAHVDYRAACFCHRNLIEIGYVCSVCLSIFCNFSPICTTCETAFKIQLPQMVKPKKKKLKQST; encoded by the exons ATGGCTTCAG AGGATGAAATCAACCTGCTGGTCATCGTCGTGGATGTGAATCCGATATGGTGGGGACAGCAAGCTCAGCGTGAGCCAGAG TTCACCCTTTCAAAGTGTCTGGATGCAGTCTTGGTGTTGGGGAACTCCCACATGGCCATGACCAGGACAAACAAGCTGGCTGTCATCGCTAGTCACTGTCAAGACAG TCACTTCCTGTATCCCAACAAAAACTGGAGAGGTGGGGACAACGGTGGAGAAGATGCGTCCTCCAGCGGGGATGGAAAATATGAACTCCTGTCAGTTGCCAATAACTTCATCGCCGAAGAAATCCGGAATGTTATGACGAAAA CTGAAGTGAGGGGAAATTCAACTGAGACTCTGTTGGCCGGATCACTTGCCAAAGCTCTCTGCT ATATTCACAGGGTCTCCAAAGAGGTGGAAG ttggACAGGAGATAAAGTCAAGAATATTG GTGGTAAAAGCAGCTGAGGACTGTGCCCGCCAGTACATGAACTTCATGAATGTTATTTTTGCAGCCCAGAAGCAG aacatCCTGATAGATGCCTGCGTGTTGGACTCTGACTCAGGTCTTCTTCAGCAG GCCTGTGATATAACTGGAGGATTGTACCTCAAGATACCACAGAAAATTGCCCTGGCTCAATACCTTCTG TGGGTGTTCCTGCCAGACTCTGAGCAGCGTTCGCAGCTGGTGCTGCCACCGCCTGCACACGTGGACTACAGAGCTGCATGTTTCTGCCACCGTAATCTCATTGAGATCGGTTATGTGTGCTCAGTTTGTCTGTCAA TATTCTGCAACTTCAGCCCCATCTGTACAACCTGCga gactGCCTTCAAAATCCAGCTGCCGCAGATGGTCAAgcccaagaagaagaaactcaagCAGTCTACATGA
- the LOC119018872 gene encoding Rieske domain-containing protein-like produces MSSEEETSQTSSSPSSPPPSRSSPPPASHFIGKKEDIVRAGRVTKLVNGCRDVLVLHHQGRLHAMDMRCYHSGGALQNGDIEEFNGQMCIVCPWHKYKITLAEGEGLYQAVDDPTAKPLRTYWRSKGVKQRIHKVTEVNGDVYVTLNDSSEAVDSDVYQTERYRTVLLKAQPKPKT; encoded by the exons ATGTCGTCTGAGGAGGAGACTTCTCAGAcatcctcttctccctcctctccccctccctcccgctcctctcctccccctgcctcccATTTCATCGGGAAGAAGGAGGACATTGTCAGGGCTGGGCGAGTGACCAAGCTTGTGAATGGATGCAGAGATGTACTGGTCCTGCACCACCAGGGGCGGCTTCATGCAATGGACATGCGCTGCTACC ATTCAGGCGGTGCACTGCAGAACGGAGACATCGAG GAGTTTAATGGGCAGATGTGTATCGTGTGTCCGTGGCACAAGTACAAGATCACACTCGCAGAGGGGGAAGGGCTTTACCAAGCTGTGGACGACCCTACAGCCAAACCCCTGAGAACATACTGGCGCTCCAAGGGTGTCAAACAGAGGATTCACAAGGTCACCGAGGTCAACGGGGATGTATACGTCACACTGAACGACTCCAGTGAGGCTGTTGATTCAGATGTCTACCAAACGGAGAGATATAGGACCGTCTTACTCAAGGCCCAGCCAAAACCCAAGACCTAG
- the psmd9 gene encoding 26S proteasome non-ATPase regulatory subunit 9, which produces MKTTGGNCSGQSEITMEDVQNLVKKKDEIEEQIKAYYDVLEDQGVGVEEPLIDEEGFPRSDVNLYQIRTARHNISCLQNDHKAIMVEIEEALHKLHAREKAKRQQDETEAQEEAMEQQVTLPPPFARVDAVTQGSPACGAGLRVGDELIEFGSVNTGNFQNLQNIASVVQHSEGKPLRVTVIRAGQKAQMSLTPQRWSGRGLLGCNIVPLHR; this is translated from the exons ATGAAGACGACAGGAGGAAACTGCTCTGGACAGTCAGAAATAACGATGGAGGATGTACAAAACCTTGTTAAGAAGAAAGATGAAATAGAAGAGCAGATTAAAGCTTATTACGACGTTTTGGAAGAC CAAGGTGTCGGAGTTGAGGAGCCCTTGATTGACGAAGAGGGCTTCCCCCGATCAGATGTTAATTTATACCAGATCAGGACGGCGAGACACAACATCTCAT GCCTGCAGAACGATCACAAGGCCATCATGGTGGAGATAGAAGAAGCCCTGCACAAGCTGCACGCACGAGAGAAAGCGAAGCGGCAACAGGATGAGACGGAAGCCCAGGAGGAGGCGATGGAGCAGCAGgtcactcttcctcctccatttgCACGAGTGGATGCTGTGACACAAGGCTCACCTGCCTGTGGAGCT ggGCTCAGAGTCGGCGATGAACTTATTGAGTTTGGTTCTGTGAACACAGGGAACTTTCAGAACCTTCAGAATATTGCCTCTGTGGTACAACACAGTGAAGGG AAACCATTACGTGTCACAGTCATCCGGGCAGGCCAGAAAGCTCAGATGAGCCTGACTCCGCAGCGATGGTCAGGCAGAGGTCTGCTGGG ATGCAACATCGTTCCACTTCATCGATGA